A window from Anomalospiza imberbis isolate Cuckoo-Finch-1a 21T00152 chromosome 30, ASM3175350v1, whole genome shotgun sequence encodes these proteins:
- the LOC137463808 gene encoding olfactory receptor 14J1-like — protein DLGSICTTVPKAMHNSLWGTSTISYKGCAAQLFFFMFFISSDLALLTIMCYDRYVSICKPLHYGTLLGSRACAHMAAAAWASAFLYSLLHTANTFSLPLCHGNALGQFFCEIPQILKLSCSKSYLSELGLIAVSACLGLGCFVFIVFSYVQIFRAVLRIPSEQGRHKAFSTCLPHLAVVSLFVSTAAFAHLKPPSMSSPSLDLSVSVLYSVVPPALNPLIYSLRNQELKAAVRTLMTGWFQGH, from the coding sequence gacctgggctccatctgcaccactgtccccaaagccatgcacaattccctctggggcaccagcaccatctcctataagggatgtgctgctcagctctttttctttatgttctTCATCTCATCAGACCTTgccctcctgaccatcatgtgctacgaccgctatgtgtccatctgcaaacccctgcactacgggaccctcctgggcagcagagcttgtgcccacatggcagcagctgcctgggccagtgcctttctctattcactgctgcacacggccaatacattttccctgcccctgtgccatggcaatgccctgggccagttcttctgtgaaatcccacagatcctcaagctctcctgctccaaatcctacctcagTGAACTTGGActcattgctgttagtgcctgtttaggacttggctgttttgtgttcattgttttctcctatgtgcagatcttcagggccgtgctgaggatcccctctgagcagggacggcacaaagccttttccacctgcctccctcacctggccgtggtctctctgtttgtcagcactgcagcatttgctcacctgaagcccccctccatgtcctccccatccctggatctgtcagtgtcagttctgtactcggtggtgcctccagccctgaaccccctcatctacagcctgaggaaccaggagctcaaggctgcagtgaggacactgatgactggatggtttcagggacattaa